The Mercurialis annua linkage group LG2, ddMerAnnu1.2, whole genome shotgun sequence genome contains a region encoding:
- the LOC126666718 gene encoding autophagy-related protein 8C-like has protein sequence MAKSSFKLEHPLERRQAESARIREKYPDRIPVIVERAERSDIPDIDKKKYLVPADLTVGQFVYVVRKRIKLSAEKAIFIFVKNILPPTAAMMSAIYEENKDEDGFLYMTYSGENTFGESV, from the exons ATGGCGAAAAGCTCCTTCAAATTGGAACATCCTCTCG AGAGGAGGCAGGCAGAGTCAGCCCGTATTAGGGAGAAATATCCTGATAGAATACCG GTAATTGTTGAGAGGGCTGAAAGAAGTGACATACCTGACATTGACAAAAAGAA ATATCTGGTTCCTGCTGATCTTACTGTTGGTCAGTTCGTTTATGTGGTCCGGAAGAGAATCAAGCTCAGTGCTGAGAAGGCTATATTTATCTTTGTCAAGAACATTTTACCACCTACTG CTGCTATGATGTCTGCAATTTATGAGGAAAACAAAGATGAAGATGGCTTCCTTTACATGACGTACAGCGGTGAGAACACATTTGGAGAATCAGTTTGA